The DNA region CTGCACAGCATGATCTAACATGTTGCAGCAAAGAAGATTGCGTGTTGTCCACAAGAGCCGATCCAAATGCGATGCGGGTTCGGGAAGGCACTCTTTTCCGAGTGGGTCGAACAAACTGTTCCAGGTTGAAACAAAACCGCCGAAGGTCGCTTGCGCGTCCTCCGGCGGTCCTCTTAGGAAGGTGGTGAGTTGGGAAGAGTTCGAATCCCACTCACGAGCGAAAGGAGTTTGTCAGAGTTTGTCTATCAGCAGGATCGAGGTCAGCACGCTCGTTGTGGCGGCGAACGCCGTGGACACGATCTTCAAGACGTCACGGTCCTTCTTGATTTTGGCGGGGACAACAATCAGATCCCCTACTTCGACCCGTCGCCCCAGTGTGCCGCCCCCTGCGAATACCCGACCGTCCGCCTTGATCAATCGAACCAGTTTCTTGTCCGACCGGGGCGTAAAGTTCCCGGCGCGTTCGATATAGTAGCGTACATTCTGCTTGTGGAGATACTTAATGGTACCGGTGGCGCCGACTTCGCCCATCACCGAGATGCCCGATGGCACTGGAGGGATGAACACACGGTCACCCGGCTCGAGCGTCATGTCGCCGTCGCGTCCGGTGCTGGCCAGGATCCTGTCCATGTTAATGATCACCCGGTTGACGGCGGCGGAATCGTAGTCGACAACCATCTGCTGTTCGAGGTTTCCTGCGGAATCCTCGACAATGGGCACGCTTCGCTGCACCAGCTTGGGGATCTGCAGTCGTTCGAGGTTGCGGCTGATGGAGCGCCGTTCAAAGACGATACCGGTGGGGAACGCGTTCCTCGTGAACCCGCCCGCGCGCAGCAGCAACTGATAGAGTGTTTCGTCGCGGCTTGCCATCACGTATTCCCCCGGAAACTGCACTTCACCTTCAAGCAATACCGTCCGGTGCAATTGCCATTCGGGAATCGGCCGGACATACAGGCGGTCATCCTCGGCCAGCGTTCGGAGCGAATCGGAGCCGTCGAACATCACCGGCAGGAGAGCCACCTCTCCCAATGAGTCGGTGCGGGCGATCTCACCCTGCAGGCGGGATGCGCCGCGGGTGAATGAACCGGCCAGGAAGATCAGGTCCGCCACCGTCATGCTGTCATACAGCGGGTACTGACCAGGACGTCTCACTTCCCCTTCGACGAACACATATTTTGTGCGCTGCACGTGGTCGATGGCGTATATCTGGAGCGAATCGAGGTCGTTCAGGACCAGATTCTGTTCGGGATCACCGCTCAACACCTGTCTCAGGTTGACCGGGATCACCGACACGCGGTGGTCCTTGTATTTTCGGAACAGGTCGGCCCGTTCGAAATAGACGTCGTAATCCTGAAGCTGTCCCTGGGCGAGCAGGTCGGCAATGCGGGTGGAATCGGTCCGCTCATAATAGCCCGGGTGCTTCACCTTGCCGGCGACGGCCACCATATTTTTCTTGGCGTCGAAGATGCTGTAGACGGTCACACGGTCACCATCGGTGAGCGGCAGATCGGTTACCATCTGGGGCTGGGCCGGATTCAGGTTGAGATCAAGCACCTGCCATTCCTTGCGGCCGGAGATCCGTTCAAGCATAACACGGTCGAGGTGCGCCTCGGGTGTGGCATTGCCGGCCAGCAACAGGAGTTCAGTTGGTGTTTCTGCACCCTTCAATTCATAGATCGCAGGCCGGCGGATCGCTCCGCGGATCGCCACGCGCGCTCCTGCCACCGGCACGAATATGGCGTCGCCCGATTCAAGTCTGATATCCGACGCATTGTCCCCTTCGAGAAGGAATTTGTACAGGTCCAGTACGGCAACAGCTTTGCCCTGACGCATGAGGCGGATCTCCCGCATACTACCGTTGGCGTTTGGCCCCCCGGCCAGATAAAGCGCGTTGAAAAGTGAGGTCAGGGACGAGACCGTATATGCGCCCGGGCGATTGACTTCGCCGGTCAGATAGATACGAATCGAGCGGATTTTGCCGAGCGAGGCTGTCAGATCGAATTCCGAATAGACGGCTGACAGCCGCTGTTTGGCCACCCGCTGAAACTGGTCAAGCGTTTTTCCCCAAGCCACGAGCTCGCCGACCTTGGGAATGAATACTTTCCCCTCGCGGTCGATAGTCAGATTGTACCCCTGCTCAACTCGTCCCCACAGGTTCACCAGGACATTGTCGCCGGGACCGAGCAGGTAGTCGGCCGACACTGCCACCTCTTCGGGCGGCGCCGCTTCGGCCGGTCCCCCAAACAACTCCAGCCCGAACGGTTTCAATTCATCGAACTCAAGCATTTTGCCGTTCTGGACCGAAACCGGGACCGCTGGGCTGGGCTCGGTCGGACCTGCGGCCGGAGGTGTGGAATCGTAAATGACAGGACTCTGATAATTGCCGGACTGCGGGTTCGCTTTTCCCGACAATTGCATGTGCCGGGCAAGCGCTGTCTTGTCGATACCTTGCAGCTCGCTGAGCTCCTGGGCATGCGCCTCCAGAAACCAGTTGAGCGACACCAGTACGATGACGAGAACGATAATGAACAACAGTGTGCGCATCTTCACCTTCCTATAGCAAAGTTACCGCGTATGTGAGCGACACCCCGCAGGGGTCACTCCTCTCCACGCTTTGCAACGGCGGTGCCAAGTGAATTCCAATGCTCGATTCGATTGTCGGAGAATGAGTTGGGTGCGAGGCCGCACACTCCACCGTCACTCGGAGGGCCAAATCGTGGGAAATTGAAGCACTATGAGAAGGGAGTTTCTTTCCAGACCAAGGCACGCGATTAGTGAGTGATCACGTACCGGCCAGCAGGAACCGGACAGTTAGTCCTGCGGCAACCTTTTTCGTATCAATGGAATTGAGATTTCTTAATTTTCTCCGCGATGAGACCCGCATTTCATGTTCCACATTCGGCCGCCTTGTTCGTCTCTACGAGTAGCGCACAACTTGTGGTTCGGCATTGGCTTATTGCCGGACCGGCGGGCGAAAAAGAACCCAATGCCGCTTGACAACCATATGGCGTGATGCTACTATTGCGGTCTGTTTTTTTGAAGGAGAAGAAAGGCCAACTCTGCTTCGCCACTGTCGTGGTGGCTCCTGTCTTGAGATGAGTCTGACGTCTGCAAGACCGGCTGGCTTGACGGGAATATTATTTTTGTGATAGGTCATAGGGAGAATAGGATGGGGTTTGTTCGAGTGACGGCGGCTGTGCTATTGGCAGTCGTTCTTCTGTGCGGAGCGCTGACGGCCGGCGGCTTCGAGAACAGCGGCGTGGGGACAAAGGCCAGAGGGATGGGGGGGGCGTTTAGAGCTGTCGCGGATGACTGGACCGCGGCCTTCTATAATCCGGCCGGTTATGCCCAGATACCGGATAATCAATTCGGCGCCAATGCCGGATTCCTGCACTTGCGGGATCAACTCACCCCTGATTACCAGGGAATCAACATGCCTGCCGAGAATGGCATGTACAACGGCCTTACTGTGTACAACACGCATGCCGTTCTCTCTATGCCGTCGGCAGGGTTTGTCGTGCGGCTCCCGTTCTGGGGTGAGACGGTGATGGGGTTGTCGGCGTATCAGCCGTTCGACCAGAATATCCGCTGGGATCTCTTTCGACCCGAACGGGCGTACAACGACTCGGCGCATTATCGGACCTACGACGAGCAGTTTCTGAATAACCTCGATGTTGTCGCATTCCAGGTGACGGCGGCACGCGAATTCACGCCTGATAAGCTGTCGGCCGGTGTCGGCCTGCAAGTGCTGCGGGGTGATCTCGTGTTCAAGAATGTGTACCTAAGGGACAATCCCTTCCAGCCACTGTCCTATCGGCCGTACGATCACATTCCGGAGTATGCCAACAACAACGGCAACGGCTGGGGATTCGGACTGAAGGCGGGGCTGCTCTGGAAGCAAAGCGAGAAACTCAATGTTGGCTTTACGGCCAGCCTTCCGTTTACGCTCACGCTGAAAGGCACGAGCCACCTGACTTTCGTCATGCCGCATAACCCATCAGTGGTGACGTTCAGCCAGGATTATCCGGTCGGGTCGGTCGGTTATCTGTTCGCGGCCGGCCAGGACATCAACTTGAATGCCGATTTCGAAGCTAAACTGAAACTGCCGCCATCGGTCGGCATGGGTCTGTCTTACGCCGTACACGACAAGGTGACGGTGGCGCTTGATGCGGAATACACCCTGTGGTCGCGCTTCGAAGGTCTCTCGTTCACCTATAGCAACTGGCAGGGCCTTACCGGCGCGGCAGACAGCGCCGCGGTGCGCGATTTCTTCGCCTCGAATCTCAACAATCCGGCCGACTGGAAGAACACCATCAAGCTGGCTATGGGCAGCGCATACGAATTCAATCAGTACGTGACCTTCCTTGGGGGCGTGAGTCTGGATCAGGCTGCGGTCAAGGATGAGACCGTCATTCCGCAGTTTGTGGATGCCGGCTCCAGATTTGGTTTGAGCGGCGGCGTGCTGGTTCATATCCAGCGCTGGGACCTCGGGCTTACGACCAGCTACAGCCGCCTGTCGTCGGTGGAAGTCACCGGCTTGACGGATACCGACGGTGACGGTGTCAATGACAATTTCCCCGGCGATTACAAAGGGGGCACGTACGAAACCATCTTGTCATTCAACTATCGGTATTAGGAGAGAACAGCCATGCGTAGCGTGATATTCATAGCGATACTTGCCGGGCTATTCACTCTTGCGATGGTGACTGGTTGCAGCGACCGCGGCACCAATGCCCCGCTCGTGTCGGACCCGGATGTCTGGAATTACAATGACAATGCAAAGCAAGTATTTTCGCCCCAGTTGCGGTTCCAGATTCGAAACCCGGAAGAGCTTTTGCTCATGGCAGTGTACACGCCGAAGATCTCCTGGCCACCGTCGTATGGTGGTGAGAACAAGAAGGTGCCGCTGTTGATCCTGTTGCCGCCGCAGGACGGAGACCAGTTTTACTACTTCAATCACGGGTTGTACAACCTGGTGGAAGAGATGATCGCCAAAAAAGAGATACGGCCCATGGCGATAGCGACCATCTCCAATGATCGTGTCTTCGGTGGCTACTTTTACGGTAACAGTTACCCCGCGGGGTTTTATGATTCTATTTTTGGAGACACATATAATTCGCTCATAGACTGGTTGCTAAGCGATTATCCGATGATACTTCCACAAGCCAGTCAGCATGCAATCGGCGGTATCGGCATGGGTGCATATGGCGCATTCCGAGCCGCCATCAAGCACCCGGGAGTGTATTCGGCCATATCGGTACTCGACGGTCCCATGGATTTCGACGGACCTACCGGTACGGGCGGCCTGATGAATCTGTTCGACTCGGTCATCGCCGAGCAGGGGCTCATACCGGATTCATTTAAGGTCGGACTGGACACATCCAGGGTACAGCCGGTCTCACGGATGTTCATCGGCGGTTCTTTGGCCTTCTCACCGACTGATACGCTGGTTGATTATGATATTACCGCTGATACGAACGCCGATGGGGACACCTTGGAGGTGCATATCAATTTCGTTAACCGGTATCAGTGGACCACCGATTCGACGACCATGATTACGGAACTGATCGATGCCAGCGGCCTTAGTCCCAATGACAACACGGGCTTTGATTTCATGTTGCCGTTCGACAGTATCGGAAACCCACATGCGCCGGTCTGGAACCTCTGGCTTGACAACAATCTGGAGAAACTCAACAACGGCAATCCGGGACTGACTGGGGTTGCCATGTGGTTCGGCACAACTCCTGAGGCGGACCACGGCTTCTATGACCAGACCCAATCGTGGATCAGCTACCTACGGGGTCTCGGCTACACGCCCGAAGTAAAGGAGTACCGTGGTACCCCGGACAAACCGGCCCGCGAAGGGGAGTATGTCTACGATCTGATGCGAGAGATGTTGATCTTCCATTCCAAGAATTTCGGCAACTGATCGTGTAAGATTTTGTTATGACCCGGAGGAGTCTGACCCTCCGGGTTTTTTTTGAATAGGGATGAACATGAACGGAACATACGACCTCTTATCGATCGGCGCCCATCCCGATGATGTCGAAGTGGGGACCGGCGGCGTCCTGATCGACCTTCACAAGCGAGGTTATCGGTGCGGAATCGTTATCCTGACGCAGGGAGAAATGGGGACCGGCGGCACGGCCGAGATCAGAGCGCAGGAAGTGAAAGATGCTGCGGCGATCCTCGGCGCCGACATTATTGGGACATTCGACTGGGGGGACACGCGACTTGAAGACAGCTACGAGCACCGTCTCGAACTGGCGGCGATTATTCGGCAGACCAGACCGAAGATAATACTCGCGCCATATCCGCACGTGGGACACGGGCGGCGACAGTCACACCCGGACCACGTGGCGGCGGGAGTGATCGCCATCAACGCCACCAACCTGGCGGCCTTGAAGAAAGTGGCGCTCACCGGCGAGCCGCACCTGGTGACGCGCATATTCAATTATTTTCTACCGCCGGGCGTCTATCCCAACTTTGTCGTGGATATCACGCCGCATTTCGACCAG from Candidatus Zixiibacteriota bacterium includes:
- a CDS encoding SLBB domain-containing protein produces the protein MRTLLFIIVLVIVLVSLNWFLEAHAQELSELQGIDKTALARHMQLSGKANPQSGNYQSPVIYDSTPPAAGPTEPSPAVPVSVQNGKMLEFDELKPFGLELFGGPAEAAPPEEVAVSADYLLGPGDNVLVNLWGRVEQGYNLTIDREGKVFIPKVGELVAWGKTLDQFQRVAKQRLSAVYSEFDLTASLGKIRSIRIYLTGEVNRPGAYTVSSLTSLFNALYLAGGPNANGSMREIRLMRQGKAVAVLDLYKFLLEGDNASDIRLESGDAIFVPVAGARVAIRGAIRRPAIYELKGAETPTELLLLAGNATPEAHLDRVMLERISGRKEWQVLDLNLNPAQPQMVTDLPLTDGDRVTVYSIFDAKKNMVAVAGKVKHPGYYERTDSTRIADLLAQGQLQDYDVYFERADLFRKYKDHRVSVIPVNLRQVLSGDPEQNLVLNDLDSLQIYAIDHVQRTKYVFVEGEVRRPGQYPLYDSMTVADLIFLAGSFTRGASRLQGEIARTDSLGEVALLPVMFDGSDSLRTLAEDDRLYVRPIPEWQLHRTVLLEGEVQFPGEYVMASRDETLYQLLLRAGGFTRNAFPTGIVFERRSISRNLERLQIPKLVQRSVPIVEDSAGNLEQQMVVDYDSAAVNRVIINMDRILASTGRDGDMTLEPGDRVFIPPVPSGISVMGEVGATGTIKYLHKQNVRYYIERAGNFTPRSDKKLVRLIKADGRVFAGGGTLGRRVEVGDLIVVPAKIKKDRDVLKIVSTAFAATTSVLTSILLIDKL
- a CDS encoding alpha/beta hydrolase-fold protein, whose translation is MRSVIFIAILAGLFTLAMVTGCSDRGTNAPLVSDPDVWNYNDNAKQVFSPQLRFQIRNPEELLLMAVYTPKISWPPSYGGENKKVPLLILLPPQDGDQFYYFNHGLYNLVEEMIAKKEIRPMAIATISNDRVFGGYFYGNSYPAGFYDSIFGDTYNSLIDWLLSDYPMILPQASQHAIGGIGMGAYGAFRAAIKHPGVYSAISVLDGPMDFDGPTGTGGLMNLFDSVIAEQGLIPDSFKVGLDTSRVQPVSRMFIGGSLAFSPTDTLVDYDITADTNADGDTLEVHINFVNRYQWTTDSTTMITELIDASGLSPNDNTGFDFMLPFDSIGNPHAPVWNLWLDNNLEKLNNGNPGLTGVAMWFGTTPEADHGFYDQTQSWISYLRGLGYTPEVKEYRGTPDKPAREGEYVYDLMREMLIFHSKNFGN
- a CDS encoding outer membrane protein transport protein encodes the protein MGFVRVTAAVLLAVVLLCGALTAGGFENSGVGTKARGMGGAFRAVADDWTAAFYNPAGYAQIPDNQFGANAGFLHLRDQLTPDYQGINMPAENGMYNGLTVYNTHAVLSMPSAGFVVRLPFWGETVMGLSAYQPFDQNIRWDLFRPERAYNDSAHYRTYDEQFLNNLDVVAFQVTAAREFTPDKLSAGVGLQVLRGDLVFKNVYLRDNPFQPLSYRPYDHIPEYANNNGNGWGFGLKAGLLWKQSEKLNVGFTASLPFTLTLKGTSHLTFVMPHNPSVVTFSQDYPVGSVGYLFAAGQDINLNADFEAKLKLPPSVGMGLSYAVHDKVTVALDAEYTLWSRFEGLSFTYSNWQGLTGAADSAAVRDFFASNLNNPADWKNTIKLAMGSAYEFNQYVTFLGGVSLDQAAVKDETVIPQFVDAGSRFGLSGGVLVHIQRWDLGLTTSYSRLSSVEVTGLTDTDGDGVNDNFPGDYKGGTYETILSFNYRY
- a CDS encoding PIG-L family deacetylase, with amino-acid sequence MNGTYDLLSIGAHPDDVEVGTGGVLIDLHKRGYRCGIVILTQGEMGTGGTAEIRAQEVKDAAAILGADIIGTFDWGDTRLEDSYEHRLELAAIIRQTRPKIILAPYPHVGHGRRQSHPDHVAAGVIAINATNLAALKKVALTGEPHLVTRIFNYFLPPGVYPNFVVDITPHFDQWIAALSAHRSQFLNPEKSRDYIEQLTAMARSFGLQARCKYGQGFCSVEPIVVGDVMTLAVPDVH